The following nucleotide sequence is from Pangasianodon hypophthalmus isolate fPanHyp1 chromosome 8, fPanHyp1.pri, whole genome shotgun sequence.
GATGTAACCGCTtcctcatttttaatttgtgtttccTTAACTGTTCCTTGTTTGCAGCTACACATGATGTGATgcaaaaccttttaaaaagaGAACAGCATGGGATTTTCTTCTATTTAATGATTGACAGAGAGGAAGTAAATGGAATGGTTGTTGTTATGCTGACATTTTCAAGTACATACTTTCAAACCATTACTATTGCAGATGaacaaaaaggcaaaaaaggacattatataatatataattgtaagttctatatatgtatgtataaatatctGTAGCTAGCTGTAGGCGAGCCAAGTTCTTCCATGTTGTAGTTCCACCTAAGGCTTTTAAAACATCAGGAGATACAGCCTTCATTCCTCATTCACCTGATTCCCTGAGATACAGAACGCTGCTTTCAGTTTGTTCGATTAAAACCCCTTTTACCCCGCAGTGGGAGACAACATGCCTGTGGGAATGACCCACCCTGTCAAAACAAGAGCGTTCATTTGGCTTGTTAAGGAGCCATTAACTACCTCAGTGTATTTCTGTGGTGTGGGATTTTTTCCATCTTAAAGGAGCAGTGGAGCGTGGAAGTGGTGCAGTTGGCGAGAAaggagtaatttttttttattttatatttacttgtATAGAGTCTAGTTCTTATCATTCATTTCCAAAATGCAAAGCTGTTTAAATGTTCATTCATCAGTCATTCCAAGGCTTCACATGAAACGTGAATTGTAAAAGAGTTCTTTCTTAGACTCGATTGTTTCAGAGAGGCTGTACTAGTGTCGTAGTGAGGCCATTCTCTTCAGAAGAGGTTCATCGTAAACCCAGCACTCGCCATCCTCATGGAACAGCTGCAAGGaaggaaaacaatcaaacatcagacactgttttttttttctccaaaaacacTCCGTTAAAAAGGggaaattatatacagtacaaacaaAATTATCAAAACGCAAACTGAAAGCAACAATGCGCTGAGAGACTGGAAGCAAACTCACTCTAGTTTCCCACTGAACCTCCTTCTCCTTCCTCTCCCTGGCCTCAGCCCGCTGTTTCTCCTCCAGACGGTGCTTGGCCTCTGTGGCGGCATCAATGTCTTTCAGCTTAAGGTTCAACGTCACATCCTTCCACAGCCTGACAGGCCAAATGAAAAACATCTGGCATTACAAATCTTCATTAGAGAAGCAGCCATAATATCAGCCTACTTTCTCAGCTTATGAACAAATGGACAAGTGGACAAATAGAACAATATAAATTTAACAAAAGATAAATtgtgcaaaatattaaaatctctCTCAGATTAGAATTGAGCCTTTTTTAATGATACGCCCAAGTATTCAGTAAAGTGGTGGTTTTGAAAGTGGGGTCTGGgggctcccagctgtctgtgaaGCATAACCAGGTCTGTggttacatgaaaaaaatgaaaaataattagcctgtttgactagTCACTTGAACTGAATGGTTTACtctaaacctcaataactcaaaaacaagtagacctataaataatgtcagtttggATCTAATaagttctgttggtggaaagttcaggaataaaaagatcTATGGCTGCAATAAATACCCAGAATAGTTTATACTCATAACTATGAACGCAGATTATGGGTTATCCTCATAAAACAAATGTGTGCTTAGGGTgtctggggattttttttttttttttttaacagttaaaagaGCACCAGGATGCAAAAAATTTGAGAACCCATGCAGTAGTGTACTAttcaaaatgaatgaaagagggTTTCTGAGTGGCACAAAAGAAAAGTGCTCCCCATATCACCAGGAGATCAACGATGCCACAGATGTCTGTGGGCCAGGAGCCTAGGCAGCAAAACTGGCCGTATTCTCTGTGTGGGAGGGATGGGGTTACTTTCTCTGctgtcagtcagagtgacactagccaagCGTGGGCTTTTGTGAGTTCATGCATGCAGAGAAGGGCACTTTCGCCTGAGTGTATGTGCTTTGATGCAGCACACAAGttagtgggtgggaactggcaaatgaccaaattggggaggaAAAAATTTAGTTTTTGTACAAAGAGATAAACATCAGTGCAAATAACATAGGACTAGGGAGAGACTAAGCAGAAATACTAATGCTGCCACTGTGAATGAGGCAAGATACTCACCGCCTTGATTCATATTCTAACTGATCCTCCAACTTCCGCACCTTCTTTTTAATAATGCTGATTTTCCTTGTGTCAATAAACACGGAGTTTTCCTAAGACACAAGAAgcaaatataatatacacttgctgtctacttaaataggaacacctgtacacctgctcatttatgcagatacaggccaagaacaggaatctgaggctatcatgagcacaggctcacccaaactggacagctgaggattagaaaaaagaccaggtgattttatttctaatcttcaactgtccagttttggtgaggcTGTGCCGATGATAGCCTCAGACTCTTGTTCttggagtggaacctgatgtggtcttctgctgttgtagcccttctacctcaaggtttgatgtgttgtgctgtctgagatgcttttctgctcaccacggttgtaaagagggcttatctgagttactatagacttcttgtcagctcaaaccagactggtcattctcctctaatctcttttatcaacaaagtgtttcagcctgcagaccctctgcacacaaggtattttgtttttcacaccattctgtgtaaactctagagaatgttgtgtgtgaaaatcccaggagttcagcagtatctgaaataaTCAAAGCAGCCCGTCtgtcaccaacaaccatgccacagttaaaatcACAGCCATCACACCTTTTCCCCagtctgatatttgatgtgaacattaactgaagctcttcaccagtatctgcatgattttacgtATTGTGCtcatgccacatgattggttgattgagtAACTGCATAGATGAGCAGGTGTgccagtgttcctaataaagtggatggtgagtgtattttaaAGTGCACTtacagtgtgtattttgtgtaaataaagtCTTTCAATATTACAATCTCAAGTTTTACTTAGATTTACTCAGGTGTGTTATTTAAGGTCTCTCATCTGACTTACCCCAGAAGCCCATTTTGCATACATCACTCCATTCCATTCCCCTTCAATGGAGCAGAATGATTTCTTATCATTGGGGCCACTGCAAGGGAGTGAATATTTCAGGCATAAAGTACAGTGTAAGAGtcaacataaacacaaacatagtGGTTAACGCTTTCATACCAGGATCACCAcgattaatatttatttttaaacacattctTCAATTGATGTGCATTGAAGAATACTAATATTGACTCACAAAATGTCTGCGGTTATCCTGTGCTTCTTTCCCCCATAAAAGGGTTTGGTGTGGAACACTATGTTGGCACTGTAGCCAGATTTGGAGCAGGAAATATTGCACTCTCCACCTAATTCCACCCACGGAACAGTCAGAATCGACCTGCAAGGACACACGCAGGATAATGAAAGACAGCATCCCACTGAGACACAAAACACAGGACATCTTTTCATGCCAGGAGAGGACGGATAGATAAAAGGTTGAATCTCACCTGCCATAGCCATTGGGGAAAGTCAGAATGTAGTGTTCATCATGCTCTAGACAAGACACACAGCCTGCAGCAGACAAGAAAATATCAGTAGAATATACATTATCATTGTTATACCTGAACACCGACACCcaatgtgtgtgtctttgcctACCTTGGCCAATATTGTGTACTCCGATGGACATTCCAAGGAACTTGGATTTGGTCCAAATGTGTGCGTTGAACTGGATTTTCTTGCTTATACACTCAGCGTAGAAGGCAGATACTGCAACAGTGAAGCCAGAAATAAGTATCACTGCAGAGGTGTTCTCAAGAGACAAAACATCTGTTCTTGCTCTTGTAAGTTAAGTCTATACAAGTGGTTTACAGTCCCTATAACAACAGTTTCCAGTTTCCTGAGTGCAAGACTAAGACTATCTATCCTCATAATACTGATCCTTCCATGtcaagttaattttttttttaaccacaaaacCCACTGAACACACAATTACCAATATGGTTGAAGGCATGTAATGGAGAGGGCATTAATACTTAATGCTTTCTCTTAACTAATTGTGAACTCCTGAActctattgttattattattattattattgttgtgttattattaaccaaataattaatataatacatgTTTGGATGtatacatctttaaaaaaaaatttttggtcCATTTCAAGAGTTAGTCACAATGCGATTAATAATTCAGTGGCTTCCtagcttgtttgtttttattaaattggtTTGTGGGTGTAAATATGGAGCACTTACTTGGTGGGTGGTGAGAAACCTGCTCTGCCACGAATGACACACTACCCCGGCTACAATATGGCACTGGCCCTTCTGACACAGGCTCCTGTCCAAAAACCACATGTGCCCGTTTGAGAAAAGCCACTATTTAAAGTGTTACGCTGTGTTCACATGTTGGCGAGAGATAGTGCAACAGGTTATAACTGCTGAGGTGAACCAGTAAATGTTGCTATGGTATTTTGGCAGGATATAGCTTTAATTTGAATAGTTGATACTGTAAAATCATGATCTCCAAATCACCATGACAACATATACACCTGCGGGTGTTACTTTACCTAAAAACACAAGGGTAATCAAAAATGGAAATGGGTTCATGCTTCAAGTCTTTTTGTCTCATATGCCAAGTTTTTATGTGTTTGCTATATAGAACAAAGCACACTAAATCCACTAAAATCACACGCATTTCGAGTGTTTTAAGTTCcagaaggagaaaaacaaaTCCAATTTGTCATCCAACTATTATAATTTTAAGTCAAGAAAATTCAATCTCTGACAAAGTTCCATCTGTGATGGCATAATAATCttattgaaaaatatttcaataagattattaaaatatttccatcAGCTAGACACCATTAACCACTAACATGTGAACACagtaataaacatgtaaatggATGAATTCCTGCTGcgtttttaaatacatatttcatatcacCTCACACATACCCCAGAAGCAGGCTCCTCTGTTTCTGAAGGAAGGTCCCAGTGGCAATAGAATACCTCTCCTAGGATGGGGTTGTACGGCTTCTTAGCCACAGATCCTTTCCGGCCAGCGTGAAAGGCTGAGAGATACCACCTCACCACCTGCACCATGCGCTCCCGGGGCTCTGACTGCTCTGCAATGCTGAATGTAGACAGAAGAAAACATGAGATCGCACCAGCATGAGATTCACCCAGTCATACACAAGAGCACATCAGGCATAAATAATCAAACATGATAATAAAAGAGCACACATGAGCGGGGTAGCTGAAATAAGAGCAAATAAACCCAATCAACAGGCTTCAACtaaaatatatgattttttagaagaagaaaaagcctttatttgtcacatacacattatagtacagtgaaattcttttctttgcatatcccagcttgttaggaagttggggtcagagcacatgATCAGCCATCATGTTAAGGGCTTTGATCAAGGACCCAACAGCACTAGCTcggtggtgctggggcttgaactcctgaccttctgatcagtaacccagagcctttaaCCACTTAGCCACCACTGCCCTATAAGCAATAGTTcatgaagcatttttttttttttttttaatttagtcacAAAATCACACCCTGCCATTTTCAaagttgttatatttattattgagttcttatagttccAAACATCAGCATGgactaatgctgcatttgacttgcctcagaagtgggaagtcagaaTTGGAAATTagattatatggccaaaagtatgtggcaccagtccatcacagacatACGTCTGCCTTCcataaactgttgccacaaaattggaagcacacaattgtctaggatgtctttgtatgctgtagcattatgattttccttcactggaactaagaggcccaaacctgttccagcatgataatgcccctgtgcacaaagcaagctccaaaagacatggtgtgccaaggttggagtggaagaactcgagtggcttgcacagagcccggacctcaactccactgatcacctctgggatgaacttgAACTCTGACTGCACAACAAGCCTCCATTAATGCTCTCATGGCTGAATGAGTAAATTCCCATAGTCATGTTCCAAAATccaatggaaagccttcccagaagagtggaggctgttatagcaacAAATGGGGTACTAACTCCATATTCCacggttttggaatgggattttcaccAAGCAAATATTGGTACGATGATCaaatgtccacatacttttggccatatagtgtatgtaaattTCAACCTCTGtgcatttgagctacaaagtcggaaaaaaaaacaaaaaacaaaacagacgaatgatgtatatttacctcctcaaaacagcaaactgtaaaGTCAGTGTTAAAGATTTAATAAGCTGATATATCTTTATGTTGAGTGATCGAAAGCAGATACCTGTATACACGAtaatttaaaggtaagaagtgctactttgtttactgctgatgccgTGAACAGCCATGTTGACGATGTTATTTACTGAACTTGGAGTTGAAGAAACTGTCAAGAGTTTATAAGTAGGAACTCCCAGTTGAGGGGGTGTTCAGTACTTGTTACgagataaatacaaaattaatgtGCATTGACTGTGGAAAGGAATAGAAAGCTACATGGCtctaataaacagacaaaatatcactgcacatacagtatttaaataATGCACGGAAATAAATCTATACCAAGGGAGTCCattgacttttatttttaatagttaaagttgctacaaaaagtttgagaacccctgatctAGTGTATGCTGGGTAAAAGAGAATGGCTCTGGTGTGGATCAAATATGTTGCTGTTAGGCCCACACTATATATAGCACACAGTAAAACCCCATTTGTCACATTCTCTGTACATCCTCTGAATAGTACAGCTGAACACTTTACCTCACGAACAAATCAGGATGTGCAAAGAAGTCTGCATACATCTCCAGCAACGACCTTCTCTCCAAGATGAACGTAGGTAAAACCACCTAGGGAAGACAGTAACATGCTCAtggagagaggacagagaaggaaagagaacaGTAGGAAGATAGAAGTAAAGTCAAAAGTTACCTTGGTGAGGTCCATTCCCAGCCGGACTTGTGAAAGCAGATGCATAATGACGCTCTTATGTTCCTCCACCGATTCTCCCTCGCCATCGTCATCCCTCTCATCATGACTATCATACTGATCTGAGCAAGACAAAGCACACAATAATTCAGACTGCTGAGCAAAAACATTGAGTGTATATAACCATGTGCTCCACATATTCAAGGTTCAGTGTACCTGTGTGTCTCACTGCCTGTGCGTGTGTatctttgtatgtgtgtgagatttgcTAGCAATTTTCGGCTGTAAGTATTCATGTAGGTGAAGAGGTCATTGGTGGTGGTTTAGGATTAggggtaggtgtgtgtgtgtgtgtgtgtgcgtgcgtgtgtacaTTTTCCATGGTATCACATGACATACATGGGATGTAAGATGATACTATGCAAGATGCTGTTATGTGGGATCCAGTTACACAATAAATGAATGGTTCTTTCCCTATGCTAATGAAAAAGGGGGATTCCACTGTGTTCAGGTATTCACAAGTACGCATGCTGGTGTACATGATAGCGATTAAAAAGTAAAGCCAAAAATGTCTCCGACATGCTCTAGTGACTGGCTACTGTACAATCTTTAACCCTTTATATTAACTCATATTAGTGAAAGGAGCAAGGCTCAAATTATTATCTCACTTTACACATCTCATCAGTATTTCTGGGAACTGGCTATCAATACTAaaagttttatttcacattaatatatCTCCTCAAATTTGACtttataataaatgcattttacagACATATTTGGATGATTTATGAGGGAGTAGTTGAGGTATTTGACAGCTATGTGTTGAGCACAATGACCTTCTTTATCATTATCTGTATATGTTGTGTAGCTGTATGGTTAAAAATTGAACTTGAAAGTGTGGGCTATTGTATCAATGTaatatatttgttattataGTTATCACTCTGCATTTACATAtgcatacatattacataatggTATTTAACAGATCTGTAACTTGCTTGAAACCATGCATTTCCTATTTTTATCATATAAACCATCTGGCAGATGCAACTGTATTCTGCAAATGTACTGCAGTGCAGCATGCAGTATTGCACAATCAGTTGAGGCTGCTTGAACATACATTACAGTTATTGCCTGCGCTATCATTTTTCAGTACAGATATtttaagtgattaaaaatgacatcaatTTAATATTTGTATACAGTCCTACCTATAACCAGGCAGTTTTTTAATTCACTGGCCATGTGTGTTGAAACATGAAGAGGAGGTGTGTTCATAATGAAAACACTGTCCCACCAGATGCTCAAAATTTCATCTACTGCATAaatgtgaacattttcagtttGGCCAACTTCATAACCATGTTGCTTATTGGGCACTcattgtcactgtgtgtgtttacatgtgcaTCCATGGGGTGGAGTCGGTcctgatccaactcctcctacCAGGGCAGAATTGGATGGAGTCaagccaaaagtccagggggtggagtgtgtgtgccaGGCTGGATAAGTGTGTTGAATGTGCTGTTTCATTGCTGTACAGCACTGtgtgggttagggttaggggttataggaggagttggatcagatCCAGcaccaccccctggacttttggttttGCAGCAAGGACTCTCTCATATATTTTCAAGTACAGCATCAGTAGTGGTACTGAAAACAAGAATTCATTATTAGCCATACATGTATCTGTTTGAATACCTGCATCAGTTGTGCCATTGGACATGGAGGAATTAAGGGATTCGTTGGTGTCAGGTCGCTTGAGAGCTGCATTTCCTTCACTGTTAACACCAGGGGTTCTGGAGGGGCTGTAgccaaaaacaacaaatgtaaaacattacTACACACTACTGCCTACGCAGTGTGTGTCTGCAAAGCCATATGGTGTGAAACAAGAATGTGTGTAACATCATGCTGTAATTAGGGAGGTCTGTGTTTAACTATACTTGGTAATTGAGTTCATCACATTGTGTGTGGAATATCTTGTGTAGGATTAATGTGTAATTATCTCCATGCACTATTTCAGTAACagctgtgtacgtgtgtgtgtgcacattctAACTCACTCAGCGCAGTGCTTCGGTGAGGCACCACTCTGGTGAAATTCATCAGCGTCATAAAACTCATCCTCACTGCTAGAGTAGGAGAAATCTGGGACAGTGTGGGCCGGCACATTCATGTGACTGGGGGAAGTGACACTGCTACTGGGTGCAGAAGGACCACTCCCTATTCGCCAAAAATTAAAAGGAATggaacattttaaatacaatgaGTCATATTTCGCATTACATTCTTTACATTTGGCGGGCACTTTTATCCAAGTAAGCAATGCCCTGAGCAGCTAAGGGCATTGCTTCCTGGGTCCAACAGTGGCACAAAAACACCTAGCGACTTGCTCAGAACCTTGTCTGATGGGCTATCAATCCCCATATGGCATTGCAGTgttaaatttttataatttgtacAATTTGTACCACCAACATTCTTTTTTATACAAGCAACATGGCTGCAGCAAACCATGTCTAAGTGTGTtctggcaggaaaaaaaaaaaacagccttcaTAATCTATGACATTAATTATACATGGACTACACCTACTTCTACCTATCTACTTAATGCATACCCAAGGACCACTCATCTCCTCCTCGACCGTTtagtttgcagtttctcaggCTGCACTGAGAGCTGCTGAGCTGCACTTTCTACCGAGCTCACAATTTCTTGGACGACCTCAGCAGAAGTGTAGGGAATGTGCCTCAGCAAGCACTAATGACTGTTAGAAAGGAGCTGAGACTCACTGCAGAGAGGTGCTACACACTCATATTACACATGATTCAAAAATGAATACTTGTATGGCATGGGAAAGTGCAAATGCAAGGAACTGATCAAACACAGTAATACTGATACTAAAAGTGAactagaaacaaacaaacaaaaaaaagaactagTCCTagaattaacattaaaattctGAAACTCATGTTCTACCAGCTAGTCATATAATGACAGCCTTTGTAATGAAGGACTTTGTAAAAGACCCAGTTATTGTACTCCATTAGGGTCTAAATgatctatttaattttttttttttttactaaaagtaaagaaattatttttttgcaacatGAAACATTATGTGCTTGGTTCAATTTCTCTAATGAGTGTGAagaatttttgaaaaatatgtttaacCACTTGTGCTCCTTCACTTTTACGTATGCTTGGGCTTATTGCATGGTAACAACATGTTTAAGCTAATATCTGTGGCAGTCTGAGAAAACCCCTCAATCTTCTGGTGCAATCTTCTACTATGTGTGTGAGTACATCATATATATCTATGTCATTTTGGTCAAATATATTTATGGCAGTGTTAAAGTTCATTTGTAATTTAATGCCATGCCAGCTACCATGGCTATTTTCATGGCGGGAAACAGGTTAAAATCTAAAACTATATCTGGcctcatttcattaaaaatcttttcacaTAAAtcaaccaaattaaaaaaaagggcaTAAAGGAGGCTCTTCACCCATTAACAATAAATAGTGAGTGAGTCTGGAGTGGCCTATTCGGCAAGTAGATGATATGGTCTCAGCAATTCCCAGTGGCCTATTCGGGTGTAGATGATATGGTCCCAGCAATTATCCAAGTAGAAACAACGTTTTCTACCAACAGGGTTGATTTCATGAAGTTTATGTGTACTACATTGATGTGGAAATATGAAGTATGCTATagccagggaaaaaaaaaaacaaacaaaaaaaacccccacacAATTCTGGCTCTTTGCCAGAAGTCAGTCCATGACGTCTGACCAAACCTTCCAGACTGCCACAtaacaaaagaatgaaagagtgaaagtTTGGAAAAGCCTATGGTTCCTTGGAGTTCAATTTGAACATTTTGATCAGATTCAGATCATTTTGATCTGAGGGTAACAATATGAAATACAACtctatttctatatatttctatataatctattaatatataatctaaatttttctgaaaaattttttccttcttcaggGAGTTAGCCAAGCAATGGTTTTGATCACTCCTTTACACTTTCATAGTGTGCTGGCAGTAGAGCCATCTAATCATATCTCATGTCTGCACTTTTCCCTTACATAACATCTTGGTATTGCCATCTGTACCTGTGCTGTTGGGAGTGGGCGTCTGAAGGCTGCCCATCACCGTGACGACGGGACCCATGGGAAGAGAAGAAGGCCTCTGTTCTGCTTTACACACCTGAGCCCCATctacacattcaaacacacacatgcacacaaaatataattggcttaataaaacaacatttattCCTGTAACTGAAAAGCACAAAGGCTTTCTAGAATTCAACAAAAGGTCAAGCACTTTATTGCTTGTTATCCACTTAACACAGCTGCATACATATGGCCAAAACACAATGATAgatttgtttttctataacTTTAAGTAGAAtaattgtgtatttatatgtgttttGGATTACTGTACATGAACTACTTGTTCACAGCAAGGCAAGAATGAGAGGAAGTGATAGCGTgcataaaagagagaaagtgaaagagtaCAAGGCAATATCGCATACCTGTGGGGAGGGTGGTCTGCGTTGGCATGGCAACGGCACTAACTACAGAGGCATCCAGGGGGCTGGGCTGGTGAACTCCATCCACTGGGTTTATGGTGCTCTGCAGGGTAACAcaggtaccacacacacacacacacacactcagaggacaTCTCTGCTACTCTGTTACTCCTCATTTGGGAGGACTTCACTTCCTCTGGGGCTGACAGATTTCTATCCTGAGAAGTTGGCTTGCATATAAAAAAAGCAGTGGATTCTATTCACAAGAATAGTGGGATATTATTCTATTCTACACAGCAGCATGAAACAGGtttattaaaattgaaaaaaagctaaatttaaCATCACTGATGTATTCTTGATATGCAGTTTGAACATATACAGCTTATGTAAACAGATCACAAACGACTTGATTATGTCACCAAACAGTGTGACAATTAAGAGATCCACCTGGCATAAATCATTCTGCATTCTGCTGAGTGTCACATCAGTGGTCAATTATAAAGCTGCAGTTTGGTTTGTTTGGGTCATGGCATTAGACACACTGAATCTAATTATACAACAATCACTGCAGCAACACTCTACATTTGTAATgccccaatacacacacacacacaaacacatgagcAGAGGAGACTCATATAAAGGCTGTTAAGCTCAGCTTCCATGGTGACAAGCACAGACCATAATACTGTGACTGCACGTATCATGCAGGTAAATAATTTCCTGCTGAATCCATAGTGCAGAACTCAACGCAGCCATACAAacaagaaatgaagaaaaaaagggaaaacatgCAACAGCAGGAAAATGGAAGGGAATTTAGCATGGAGTGAAACCTCTCTGTTTACTGATGCAGCGTTATGATGGCAGCCATCAACATGAATGAGATTTGGAGAGGTTTTTCTCTTCCGGGACATTCAAAGAATTCGAACCTGATTATTTGATTGCAATTGGAACAGTCTCTTGTTTCCCCATATGGCGAAAGCGCCTGTCGTTCTTAATTAAAAGCCAATTAGAAAAATTAGACCCATGGTGATGGGAGGCAGGTGAGATTGGATTAAATCAACAAGGTGACATGGAGGGCAGAGAGAAGAGGTTAAATGGATTGGTTTAACACTGTAGCTTGTTCTAGAGGATTCTACCACAAAAGTGCTTTTTATTTGCATTGAATATTATTCTGGATAGTGTAACATTACCAACATAATCTGTACGTGTAACATGTTGCACATAGCTCTAACATATGAGGTAGATCTACTATAACCAAATGGCACAGTGGattcctggttcaatcctgagcttgggttacggtctgtgtggagttttgcatgttctccttgtgtctgtgtgaatttcctccatgttctctgatttcctccaacctcccataACCATGCTGGGAGGTGGATTGGCTTTGCTAAATTGCTACTAGGTGGCAATGTGTATGCgtgtggtgccctgcaatggactggcgtcccatccagggtgtacttCACCTAACGTTATGGacccaccatgaccctgaccaggataaacagatacagaagatgaacgaataaatgaatgaactacTATAAGTCTAAGGAATCTAGAGATATATTGCTGAATGGCAGTTTCTTAGGTAA
It contains:
- the osbpl9 gene encoding oxysterol-binding protein-related protein 9 isoform X1, with the protein product MASIMEGPLSKWTNLMKGWQYRWFVLDYNAGLLSYYTSKDKMMRGSRRGCVRLRGAVIGIDDEDDSTFTITVDQKTFHFQARDADEREKWIHALEGTILRHALQLREAETTFVPSVQDFDKKLAEADAYLQILIDQLKLFDEKIKDCKDDESRRKIENLKETTCSMVESIKHCIVLLQIAKDQSNEQQHANGLISTINPVDGVHQPSPLDASVVSAVAMPTQTTLPTDGAQVCKAEQRPSSLPMGPVVTVMGSLQTPTPNSTGSGPSAPSSSVTSPSHMNVPAHTVPDFSYSSSEDEFYDADEFHQSGASPKHCADPSRTPGVNSEGNAALKRPDTNESLNSSMSNGTTDADQYDSHDERDDDGEGESVEEHKSVIMHLLSQVRLGMDLTKVVLPTFILERRSLLEMYADFFAHPDLFVSIAEQSEPRERMVQVVRWYLSAFHAGRKGSVAKKPYNPILGEVFYCHWDLPSETEEPASGEPVSEGPVPYCSRGSVSFVAEQVSHHPPISAFYAECISKKIQFNAHIWTKSKFLGMSIGVHNIGQGCVSCLEHDEHYILTFPNGYGRSILTVPWVELGGECNISCSKSGYSANIVFHTKPFYGGKKHRITADIFGPNDKKSFCSIEGEWNGVMYAKWASGENSVFIDTRKISIIKKKVRKLEDQLEYESRRLWKDVTLNLKLKDIDAATEAKHRLEEKQRAEARERKEKEVQWETRLFHEDGECWVYDEPLLKRMASLRH